One genomic region from Prochlorococcus marinus CUG1433 encodes:
- a CDS encoding glycosyltransferase family 2 protein, translating to MKSINSWNLTNNKLHQLFKNNNEFISIKVRGNTWEPITRWLRLDSRIFRETTSKARITLCDIESLAEIYNYRSIRWKAKKLTPLPTKLIPQSIKNTFRKLPIIKQLAYELEIVFYKYNEYKSNHLITIVIPARNEAGNKELLINALNKFKKIPNKLEIIFVEGNSNDNTYTMLKELKETYSDFFKISLLKQTSKGKKNAVVEGFNISSGETLAIIDSDFTVDIDDSIAAIMESTKNENILINCARTTFPMEKDAMRWANYIGNRLFAILLSILINKPVSDSLCGTKVFSRKFFKLMKENGSWDSKSDPFGDFTIIFEAANNNIKILNYPVRYYARKSGAPNISRWIDGLKLLKVCWIYMISDL from the coding sequence ATGAAATCAATAAATTCTTGGAATTTAACGAATAATAAACTTCATCAATTATTCAAAAACAATAACGAATTTATTTCGATTAAGGTAAGGGGTAATACCTGGGAGCCAATAACTAGGTGGCTAAGATTAGATTCAAGAATTTTTAGAGAAACTACTAGCAAAGCAAGAATAACCTTATGCGATATTGAATCTCTTGCAGAAATTTATAACTACAGATCAATTAGATGGAAAGCAAAGAAATTAACTCCTTTACCAACTAAACTAATTCCACAATCTATAAAAAATACTTTCCGCAAACTTCCAATAATAAAACAACTTGCTTATGAACTAGAAATAGTTTTTTACAAATACAATGAATATAAGTCAAATCATTTAATAACAATAGTAATTCCTGCTAGAAATGAAGCTGGGAATAAAGAACTTTTAATAAACGCATTAAATAAATTTAAAAAAATACCTAATAAATTAGAAATCATATTTGTTGAAGGCAATAGCAATGATAATACCTATACAATGCTTAAAGAGTTAAAGGAAACTTACTCAGATTTCTTCAAGATATCTCTCTTAAAACAAACTTCAAAAGGGAAGAAAAATGCTGTTGTAGAGGGATTTAATATTTCCTCCGGTGAAACTCTTGCCATAATTGATAGTGATTTCACTGTAGATATTGATGACAGTATTGCAGCAATAATGGAATCAACTAAAAATGAAAATATATTAATTAATTGTGCCCGCACAACTTTCCCAATGGAAAAAGATGCAATGAGGTGGGCTAACTATATAGGAAATAGACTCTTCGCAATACTTTTATCAATTCTCATAAATAAGCCCGTATCAGATTCACTTTGTGGAACAAAAGTTTTTTCAAGAAAATTCTTTAAACTTATGAAAGAAAACGGAAGTTGGGATTCAAAGTCTGACCCATTTGGGGACTTCACAATTATATTTGAAGCAGCAAATAATAATATCAAAATTCTTAATTATCCAGTTAGATATTATGCTAGAAAATCTGGGGCTCCCAATATATCAAGATGGATTGATGGATTGAAACTTCTCAAAGTATGTTGGATTTATATGATTTCTGATCTTTGA
- a CDS encoding glycosyltransferase family 39 protein, with protein sequence MINRLLKFQFLLKLFVFFPLIFYFGKRSYIAFDEGFYALQARWILDKGNWIIPLWWDEFVLDRTIGLQFLIAKAQEIFGRNTFSVYLPTTVAAILMLFITYKLHEEFFNKKYAIISPLILSTTYLWFDYSHLATQDIIYSCLVTIGIFSLVKIKSKDNKFYILLFGIWIGLSFMMKTFLVFVPLISLFPYLYIKKDLLLSKFFWLGLLIGFIPYLFWAMSINPYLEKNIILYLFDKFNILSNQNTFTNPIYYYLWNIPATFLPWSIFAIIGTVRNIAESKDKKYLLSFFPLILIAILSIFSTKTPYYSLQISSIFALNAYVGIKWLFNSKKYKLFFLFITSKIIPLFTVALTVAYYFFFKDTSYFNFKENTFVIIGLLSFGLSWSFIKNKQSFKEILITLLIGPYLLTSFLLQSGLFTDRSRELREAMEYVTSLDEVKDKVIKVDKSGINNSLSQSKIIRISLLTPKLGKGLEEIDLLNKSELAWSTNSKETKNNNNSYEVIYENDILKPWKLILKK encoded by the coding sequence ATGATTAATAGATTACTCAAATTTCAATTTCTTTTAAAGCTTTTTGTTTTTTTTCCTCTCATATTTTATTTCGGCAAAAGAAGTTACATTGCTTTTGATGAAGGATTTTATGCATTACAAGCTAGATGGATTTTGGATAAAGGCAATTGGATAATTCCTCTTTGGTGGGATGAATTTGTGTTGGATAGAACAATAGGATTACAGTTTTTAATAGCTAAGGCACAAGAAATCTTTGGAAGAAATACTTTTTCTGTATATTTACCAACAACAGTTGCAGCAATATTGATGCTATTCATAACTTACAAATTACATGAAGAATTTTTTAATAAAAAATATGCAATCATATCTCCACTCATACTTTCTACAACATATCTATGGTTTGACTACTCGCACTTAGCCACTCAAGATATTATTTATTCTTGTTTAGTAACTATAGGGATATTTTCTTTAGTCAAAATAAAAAGCAAAGATAATAAATTCTATATTTTGCTTTTTGGTATTTGGATTGGCTTATCTTTTATGATGAAAACTTTTCTAGTCTTTGTACCCCTAATATCACTCTTTCCATATTTGTACATTAAAAAAGATCTTTTATTAAGTAAATTTTTTTGGCTTGGACTACTTATTGGATTTATTCCATATTTATTTTGGGCTATGTCAATTAACCCTTACTTAGAAAAAAATATTATTCTTTACTTATTCGATAAATTTAACATTCTCTCTAATCAAAATACTTTTACTAATCCTATATATTATTATCTTTGGAATATTCCTGCTACATTTTTACCATGGAGTATTTTTGCAATTATTGGCACAGTCCGAAATATTGCTGAAAGTAAAGATAAAAAATATTTACTTTCATTTTTCCCTTTAATATTGATAGCAATTCTAAGTATTTTTTCTACAAAAACTCCCTACTATAGTCTTCAGATTTCCTCTATATTCGCACTTAATGCTTATGTAGGAATAAAGTGGTTATTCAACTCTAAAAAATATAAACTATTTTTTTTATTTATTACGTCAAAAATAATTCCATTATTTACAGTCGCTTTAACTGTCGCGTATTATTTTTTCTTTAAAGATACAAGTTACTTCAACTTTAAAGAAAATACATTCGTAATTATAGGATTATTATCTTTCGGACTCTCTTGGTCATTCATAAAAAACAAACAGTCATTTAAAGAAATATTAATAACTCTTTTAATAGGTCCTTACCTATTAACTTCATTTTTATTGCAATCAGGATTATTCACTGATAGATCAAGAGAGCTAAGAGAAGCAATGGAATATGTAACATCTTTAGATGAAGTAAAAGATAAGGTTATCAAAGTTGATAAATCAGGTATAAACAATTCTTTATCCCAATCAAAAATCATACGAATTTCATTATTAACCCCTAAATTAGGAAAAGGGTTAGAGGAAATAGATCTGTTAAACAAATCTGAACTAGCATGGTCAACTAATTCAAAAGAAACAAAAAACAATAATAATTCTTACGAAGTTATTTATGAAAATGATATTTTAAAACCATGGAAATTAATATTAAAAAAGTAG
- a CDS encoding LL-diaminopimelate aminotransferase: protein MVQVNENYLKLQAGYLFPEIAKRVKIYSQSNNSSNIIKLGIGDVTEPLPRACRDAMAQALNDMGTTEGFRGYGPEQGYSWLREKISEHDFISRGCKISPEEIFVSDGSKCDSSNILDILGKDNSIAVTDPVYPVYVDSNVMTGRTGDALENGTYQGLIYLPINEENNFLPELPKNKVDVLYLCFPNNPTGATVTKNELKKWVDYALQNKSLILFDAAYEAFIQDKDIPHSIYEIEGAKDCAIEFRSFSKNAGFTGVRCAYTVIPKNLLGSSSTNEEIGLWSLWNRRQSTKFNGVSYVVQRGAEAVYSLEGKKEVKSLIDFYMENAKIMKNKLQTAGYKVYGGDNAPYIWIKVPDQMTSWDFFDFLLQKVSVVGTPGSGFGLSGEGYFRLSAFNSRSNVIEAMERIIDI, encoded by the coding sequence GTGGTTCAAGTAAACGAAAATTATTTAAAACTCCAAGCTGGCTATTTATTTCCTGAAATTGCTAAAAGGGTAAAAATATATTCTCAATCAAATAATAGTTCAAACATAATTAAGCTTGGAATAGGAGACGTTACAGAGCCTTTACCTAGGGCTTGTAGAGATGCGATGGCTCAAGCTTTAAATGATATGGGAACAACTGAAGGTTTTAGAGGCTATGGACCGGAACAAGGTTATTCTTGGCTTAGAGAAAAAATTTCGGAGCATGATTTTATTTCAAGAGGCTGTAAAATCTCACCTGAAGAAATATTTGTTTCAGATGGTTCGAAATGCGACAGTAGCAACATTTTAGATATCCTTGGAAAGGATAATTCAATTGCTGTAACGGATCCTGTTTATCCCGTTTATGTTGATAGTAATGTCATGACTGGACGAACTGGTGATGCTCTTGAAAATGGAACTTATCAAGGATTAATATATCTTCCGATAAATGAAGAAAATAATTTTCTTCCAGAATTACCTAAAAATAAAGTTGATGTTTTGTATCTTTGTTTTCCAAATAATCCAACAGGAGCCACGGTAACTAAAAATGAATTGAAAAAATGGGTTGACTATGCTCTTCAAAACAAATCTCTAATACTGTTTGATGCAGCTTATGAGGCATTTATTCAAGATAAGGATATTCCTCATTCAATATATGAGATTGAGGGGGCAAAGGATTGTGCTATTGAATTTAGATCTTTTTCAAAGAATGCTGGATTTACAGGAGTAAGATGTGCCTACACAGTGATACCTAAAAATCTTTTAGGTTCCAGCTCAACAAACGAGGAAATAGGATTATGGTCTCTTTGGAATAGGCGACAATCTACAAAATTCAATGGAGTAAGTTATGTCGTTCAGAGAGGAGCAGAGGCTGTTTATTCTCTGGAAGGTAAAAAAGAGGTGAAAAGTTTAATTGATTTTTATATGGAAAATGCAAAAATTATGAAGAACAAACTTCAAACTGCGGGATATAAAGTATACGGAGGTGATAATGCTCCTTATATCTGGATCAAAGTTCCTGATCAAATGACATCTTGGGACTTTTTTGATTTTCTCCTTCAAAAAGTAAGTGTCGTGGGAACGCCTGGCAGCGGATTTGGATTATCAGGAGAGGGCTATTTTCGTTTATCAGCTTTTAATTCGCGATCAAATGTTATTGAAGCAATGGAAAGAATAATTGATATATAA
- a CDS encoding DUF3493 domain-containing protein, protein MSKIDPELKKKLLKESQAPFKGLRKIFWIAFSGSAFLGLLIMLFRFTNGSEFQQNNLLIQLSACILFPTLLFLERKKN, encoded by the coding sequence ATGTCAAAAATAGATCCCGAATTAAAAAAAAAATTATTAAAGGAATCCCAAGCCCCATTTAAGGGGTTAAGAAAAATATTTTGGATAGCTTTTAGTGGCTCAGCATTTTTGGGACTTCTAATAATGCTTTTTAGATTTACAAATGGAAGTGAATTTCAGCAAAATAATCTTTTAATACAATTGAGTGCTTGCATACTATTTCCGACTTTATTATTCCTTGAAAGAAAAAAAAATTAA
- a CDS encoding YlxR family protein: MIQKPPVMRVCISCKKTYDRKNLFKITKDYRQGIMLQKGMGRSAYICKSKNCYSDSKIKKKLQKALKTILEPEFIDIFEKEITSYNY, encoded by the coding sequence GTGATACAAAAACCCCCTGTGATGCGTGTATGCATTTCATGTAAAAAAACCTATGACAGGAAAAATCTTTTCAAGATCACCAAAGACTATAGGCAAGGCATCATGTTACAGAAGGGAATGGGGCGATCAGCTTACATTTGCAAGTCAAAAAACTGTTACTCAGATTCGAAAATCAAAAAAAAGCTTCAAAAAGCTCTTAAAACTATTTTAGAACCTGAGTTTATTGATATTTTTGAAAAAGAAATTACAAGCTACAATTACTAG
- a CDS encoding B12-binding domain-containing radical SAM protein has product MNFNFDFKKLNKKNFQREHYGKILTVRLPCNPIFPIGPIYLADHIHKCFPKIEQQFIDLAIIPSNKVSKYLARKVDQFRPHLIIFSWRDIQIYAPVDGRSGNPLQNSFEVFYSKNIFKKVRGSWGGLKLIASHYGEIYRNTSLVKMGLKRAQKYNKNVRVILGGGAVSVFYEQLGNLLPKGTIISIGEGENLIEKIIRNDSIEEERCYFAGQQPRNKLIHEQPSGTIKTACNYKYIKSIWPEFNWYIEGGDYYVGVQTKRGCPHNCCFCVYTVVEGKRVRVNPVNEVIKEMKQLYDLGVRGFWFTDAQFIPTKKHIEDAKILLQAIKDQGWDDINWAAYIRADNIDADLAQLMVDTGMSYFEIGITSGSQELVRKMRLAYDLETVLNNCRMLVKSGFKNHVSVNYSFNVFDETPNTIRQTIAYHRELENIFGKGLVDPAIFFIGLQPHTLLEKYALDNKILKPNYNPMSMMPWTARKLLWNPGSLGKKLGEVCLEAFDNKEDEFGKTVINILEREYGKSSLKESLKVRPLSQRKLAHSK; this is encoded by the coding sequence ATGAATTTTAATTTTGACTTTAAAAAATTAAATAAAAAAAATTTCCAAAGAGAACACTATGGAAAAATTCTTACTGTAAGACTTCCTTGTAATCCAATATTTCCCATAGGACCTATTTATCTTGCTGACCACATTCACAAATGTTTCCCAAAAATTGAACAACAATTTATTGATCTAGCAATCATTCCATCTAATAAAGTTTCCAAATATTTAGCAAGAAAAGTTGATCAATTTAGGCCTCATCTTATTATTTTTTCATGGAGAGACATACAAATTTATGCGCCTGTCGATGGTAGAAGTGGAAATCCCCTACAAAACTCTTTTGAAGTTTTCTATTCAAAAAATATCTTTAAAAAAGTTAGAGGTTCTTGGGGAGGTTTAAAATTAATTGCATCTCATTACGGAGAAATATATAGAAATACTTCTTTAGTCAAGATGGGACTCAAAAGAGCTCAAAAATACAATAAAAATGTAAGAGTAATCTTAGGCGGTGGAGCTGTTAGTGTTTTCTATGAACAATTAGGAAATTTATTACCAAAGGGAACTATTATTTCTATTGGAGAAGGAGAAAATCTAATAGAGAAAATAATTAGGAATGACTCGATAGAAGAAGAAAGATGTTACTTTGCTGGACAGCAGCCTCGAAACAAGTTGATACATGAACAACCTTCAGGCACTATTAAAACAGCCTGTAACTACAAATACATAAAATCCATATGGCCAGAATTTAATTGGTACATAGAGGGTGGTGATTACTATGTAGGAGTGCAAACAAAAAGAGGTTGTCCTCATAATTGTTGTTTTTGTGTTTATACGGTTGTTGAAGGTAAACGAGTGCGTGTTAATCCTGTAAATGAAGTAATCAAAGAAATGAAGCAATTATATGATCTTGGAGTCAGGGGATTTTGGTTCACAGATGCGCAGTTTATCCCAACTAAAAAACATATAGAAGATGCAAAAATACTTTTGCAAGCTATAAAGGATCAAGGATGGGATGACATTAATTGGGCTGCATACATCAGAGCAGATAACATAGATGCTGATCTTGCTCAACTTATGGTGGACACAGGCATGAGTTATTTTGAAATAGGTATCACTTCAGGATCCCAAGAACTTGTAAGAAAAATGAGATTAGCATATGACCTTGAAACAGTGTTAAATAATTGCAGAATGCTAGTCAAATCAGGCTTTAAGAATCATGTTTCAGTTAATTATTCATTCAATGTTTTTGATGAAACGCCAAACACCATAAGACAAACTATTGCTTACCACAGAGAATTAGAAAATATTTTTGGTAAAGGCTTAGTTGACCCAGCTATATTTTTCATAGGATTGCAACCACATACTCTTCTTGAAAAGTACGCATTAGATAATAAAATTTTGAAGCCAAATTACAATCCTATGAGCATGATGCCATGGACAGCTAGAAAACTTTTATGGAACCCAGGAAGTTTAGGGAAAAAACTTGGTGAGGTGTGCTTAGAAGCTTTCGATAATAAAGAAGATGAATTTGGTAAAACAGTTATCAATATTCTCGAAAGAGAATATGGTAAGTCTTCCTTAAAAGAATCATTAAAAGTACGTCCTTTATCTCAAAGAAAATTAGCTCATTCAAAATAA
- the clpS gene encoding ATP-dependent Clp protease adapter ClpS: MLSINSEQGLNSNSAVIEKKPAELKNKSPKYKVLLHNDPVNSMEYVTISLREVVPQLSEQDAISIMLEAHNTGVGLVIVCDLEPAEFYSESLKSKGISSSIEKED, encoded by the coding sequence ATGTTATCAATAAACTCTGAACAAGGTTTAAATAGTAATTCTGCAGTAATCGAAAAGAAACCTGCGGAATTAAAAAATAAGTCTCCCAAATATAAGGTATTACTTCATAATGACCCAGTTAATTCTATGGAGTATGTAACTATCTCACTAAGAGAAGTTGTACCTCAACTAAGCGAACAAGATGCTATTTCTATAATGCTAGAGGCGCATAATACTGGTGTTGGTTTAGTAATTGTTTGTGATCTAGAACCAGCAGAATTTTATTCAGAATCATTAAAATCAAAGGGGATTTCAAGTTCAATTGAAAAAGAGGACTAA
- the infB gene encoding translation initiation factor IF-2 codes for MTISDKIRVYELSRDLNLENKDILDAAQKLSISVKSHSSSISANDAKKIKNLINKKNSDKKILSINKPSIKKDNHKHNKEVKSSNIHSEKGKTIKENSNKKPLLIKPTNKPESLNIISNKPINPNKPNIINGSKSQANDTSKKINTKPSQNLNQGKKTFLNNAIPPSKSPAKPPIELIAKPKNISSGTKSNEFPKNTQNSYNKRQLSNKPDQNTNKSKNFNNRINTPELVGAPIRRDDPNKQNNNNKQNNSFKQTIPNRPSSPNKPGITNKPGITNKPGITNRPGAPSRPGMPNRAGAPSRPGMPNRAGAPSRPGMPNRAGGPNRPGMPNRAGAPNRPGMPNRAAAPNRPGMPNRPGAPSRPGMPNRAGGPNRPGMPNRPGSKFNGQKSSGIRKPVSPNELLQLQKTNKSEKDKPGHNNKETQSIESPKQNVKAPNTRPNATPSSKKPPHRTFSNSSKKPGKTDWDDSAKLDALRNKNPQKQRQKVHIIGDNDDSLTSETSGYSGEKVSILSASLARPKKQNSDENKSQKPAKHLKKKKKETTRQRQKRRAMELKAAKEAKQVRPEMIIIPEDNLTVQELADKLSLESSEIIKSLFFKGITATVTQSLDLATIETVAEEFGVPVLQDDIQEAAEKTVDMIESEDIDNLINRPPVITVMGHVDHGKTSLLDSIRESRVASGEAGGITQHIGAYQVEFEHETKKKKLTFLDTPGHEAFTAMRARGTKVTDVAVLVVAADDGCRPQTLEAISHARAAKVPIVVAINKIDKEGASPDKVKQELSEKDLIAEDWGGDTVMVPVSALKKQNINKLLEMILLVSEVEDLQANPDRAAKGTVIEAHLDKAKGPVATLLVQNGTLKSGDVLAAGSVLGKIRAMVDEHGNRIKQAGPSYPVEALGFSEVPTAGDEFEVYPDEKTARTIVGERATDARATKLAQQMASRRVSLSSLSTQANDGELKELNLILKADVQGSVEAILGSLEQLPKNEVQVRVLLSAPGEITETDIDLAAASGSVIIGFNTTLASGAKRAADANNVDIREYEVIYKLLEDIQLAMEGLLEPDLVEESLGTAEVRATFAVGKGAIAGCYIQSGKLQRNCSLRVIRSDKVIFEGDLDSLKRSKDDVKEVNTGFECGVGCDKFSSWIEGDIIEAFKFVTKKRTLSK; via the coding sequence ATGACTATCAGCGATAAAATCAGAGTTTACGAACTTTCCAGAGATTTAAATCTGGAAAATAAAGATATATTGGATGCCGCTCAAAAACTTTCAATTTCAGTAAAAAGTCATAGCAGTTCAATAAGTGCAAACGATGCAAAAAAAATAAAAAATCTTATTAATAAGAAGAATTCAGATAAAAAAATACTTTCCATCAATAAACCTTCAATTAAAAAAGATAATCACAAACATAACAAAGAAGTTAAATCTTCTAATATCCATTCAGAGAAAGGTAAAACTATTAAAGAAAATTCCAACAAAAAGCCATTATTGATAAAACCTACTAATAAGCCTGAGAGTCTAAATATAATTTCAAATAAACCTATAAATCCAAATAAACCCAATATTATCAATGGTTCAAAATCTCAAGCAAATGATACAAGTAAAAAGATAAATACTAAGCCTTCACAAAATCTCAACCAAGGGAAAAAAACTTTCCTAAATAACGCAATCCCACCCTCTAAAAGTCCAGCAAAACCACCCATTGAACTAATTGCAAAGCCTAAAAATATTAGTAGTGGGACTAAATCAAATGAATTTCCCAAAAACACCCAGAATTCATATAATAAAAGACAACTATCAAACAAACCTGATCAAAACACTAATAAATCAAAAAATTTTAATAATAGGATTAACACTCCTGAGCTCGTAGGAGCTCCCATAAGAAGAGACGATCCCAATAAGCAAAATAATAATAATAAGCAAAACAATTCTTTTAAACAAACTATCCCCAATAGACCAAGTTCTCCCAACAAACCTGGTATAACTAACAAACCTGGTATAACTAATAAACCTGGTATAACTAACAGACCTGGTGCTCCTAGCAGACCAGGTATGCCTAATAGAGCTGGTGCTCCTAGCAGACCAGGTATGCCTAATAGAGCTGGTGCTCCTAGCAGACCAGGTATGCCTAATAGAGCTGGCGGTCCTAACAGACCAGGTATGCCTAATAGAGCTGGTGCTCCTAACAGACCAGGTATGCCTAATAGAGCTGCGGCTCCTAACAGACCAGGCATGCCTAATAGACCTGGTGCTCCTAGCAGACCAGGTATGCCTAATAGAGCTGGCGGTCCTAACAGACCAGGTATGCCTAATAGACCTGGTTCCAAATTCAATGGGCAAAAGTCTTCTGGGATCAGAAAACCAGTATCACCTAATGAACTTTTGCAACTTCAAAAAACTAATAAATCTGAGAAAGACAAACCCGGCCATAACAATAAGGAAACACAAAGTATTGAGTCACCTAAGCAGAATGTAAAAGCTCCGAACACTCGTCCAAATGCTACCCCGAGTTCAAAAAAACCACCTCATAGAACATTTTCTAATAGTTCGAAAAAACCTGGAAAAACAGATTGGGATGATAGCGCGAAATTAGATGCATTAAGGAATAAAAATCCCCAGAAACAGAGACAGAAAGTTCATATTATCGGAGATAATGATGATTCATTAACATCCGAAACTAGTGGATACTCAGGCGAGAAAGTTTCAATATTATCAGCTAGTTTGGCACGTCCAAAGAAACAAAATTCTGATGAGAATAAATCTCAGAAACCTGCAAAACATTTAAAGAAGAAGAAAAAAGAGACCACAAGACAAAGGCAAAAGAGAAGAGCTATGGAATTAAAGGCTGCTAAAGAAGCCAAGCAAGTAAGACCAGAGATGATAATAATTCCAGAAGATAATTTAACGGTTCAAGAATTAGCTGATAAATTAAGTCTTGAAAGCTCCGAAATAATCAAATCTCTTTTCTTTAAGGGAATAACAGCAACCGTAACTCAATCACTAGACTTGGCAACTATAGAAACAGTCGCGGAAGAATTTGGAGTACCAGTTTTGCAAGATGATATTCAAGAAGCTGCTGAGAAAACAGTAGATATGATTGAATCTGAGGATATTGATAATCTAATCAATCGGCCACCTGTGATTACTGTAATGGGCCATGTGGATCATGGTAAAACAAGTCTTCTAGATTCCATCAGAGAATCAAGAGTAGCTTCAGGAGAAGCAGGTGGGATAACTCAACATATAGGAGCTTATCAAGTTGAATTTGAACATGAAACTAAAAAGAAAAAATTAACTTTTCTTGATACCCCTGGTCATGAAGCTTTTACCGCAATGAGAGCAAGAGGCACAAAAGTTACTGATGTAGCTGTGCTTGTAGTGGCAGCAGATGATGGTTGCAGGCCCCAAACACTTGAGGCCATTAGTCATGCAAGAGCTGCAAAAGTACCAATTGTCGTTGCAATAAATAAAATTGATAAAGAAGGTGCATCTCCAGACAAAGTCAAGCAGGAACTATCAGAAAAAGATTTAATTGCTGAAGATTGGGGAGGAGATACTGTGATGGTCCCAGTCAGTGCACTGAAAAAACAAAATATAAATAAATTGCTCGAAATGATTTTATTGGTTTCAGAAGTTGAAGATTTACAAGCCAATCCTGACAGAGCGGCAAAAGGAACAGTTATTGAGGCCCATCTAGATAAAGCAAAAGGACCTGTAGCTACTTTGTTAGTACAAAATGGTACCTTAAAATCGGGAGATGTTTTAGCTGCAGGTTCTGTCCTAGGAAAAATTAGAGCAATGGTTGACGAACATGGTAACAGAATCAAACAAGCAGGGCCCTCTTACCCCGTGGAAGCACTAGGATTTAGCGAAGTCCCAACAGCAGGCGATGAATTTGAGGTCTACCCAGATGAGAAAACTGCTCGAACTATTGTGGGGGAGAGAGCAACAGATGCTAGAGCTACAAAATTAGCTCAGCAAATGGCCTCTAGAAGAGTTAGTTTATCTTCCTTATCAACTCAAGCAAATGATGGAGAATTAAAAGAGTTAAACCTAATTCTTAAAGCTGATGTCCAAGGTAGTGTTGAAGCAATACTGGGATCATTAGAGCAATTACCAAAAAATGAAGTTCAAGTCAGAGTCCTACTCTCTGCTCCAGGAGAAATAACTGAGACCGATATAGATCTCGCAGCCGCCTCAGGATCAGTAATCATTGGGTTTAACACCACATTGGCCTCTGGAGCAAAGAGAGCAGCTGATGCTAATAATGTGGATATAAGAGAATATGAAGTAATCTACAAACTCTTAGAAGATATTCAGTTAGCCATGGAGGGTCTACTAGAACCTGATCTTGTAGAAGAGTCATTAGGTACAGCAGAAGTTCGAGCAACTTTTGCGGTTGGCAAAGGAGCTATCGCAGGTTGTTATATACAATCTGGGAAATTACAAAGAAATTGCTCTCTTAGAGTTATCAGATCAGATAAAGTTATTTTTGAAGGTGATTTAGATTCTCTAAAAAGATCTAAAGATGATGTAAAAGAAGTAAATACCGGATTTGAATGTGGAGTTGGCTGCGATAAATTTTCATCTTGGATTGAGGGAGACATAATCGAAGCATTCAAATTTGTTACTAAAAAGAGAACATTAAGTAAATAA